One window from the genome of Salvia miltiorrhiza cultivar Shanhuang (shh) chromosome 7, IMPLAD_Smil_shh, whole genome shotgun sequence encodes:
- the LOC130994597 gene encoding protein NRT1/ PTR FAMILY 6.3-like, producing the protein MASVLPQTNIDAGETLPDAWDYKGRPSLKSASGGWTSAAMILGVEAFERLTTLGIAVNLVTYLTGTMHLGNAAAANNVTNFLGTSFMLCLLGGFIADTFLGRYLTIGIFATVQATGVTLLTISTTIPSLRPPKCTPNSETCIPASGKQFTVLYLALYLTALGTGGLKSSVSGFGTDQFDESDGKERKQMIKFFNWFFFFINTGSLAAVTILVYIQDNVGREWGYGICACAIVFGLVVFLSGTRRYRFKKLAGSPLTQIAAVFVAAWRKRHLDLPSDPALLFDVDDIPAAAQTQSKKKKQMLPHSKEFRFLDKAAINDGESIVKGKWYLSTLTDVEEVKMVIRMLPTWATTIMFWTVYAQMTTFSVSQATTLDRHIGGFEIPAASLTVFFVASILLTVPIYDRIITPICRKLLKNPHGLTPLQRIAVGLVLSIAAMAAAALTEVKRLRVAQSHGSEATVPLTVFVLVPQFLLVGSGEAFTYIGQLDFFLRECPKGMKTMSTGLFLSTLALGFFLSSTLVTIIHKVTLKKPWLADNLNQGRLYDFYWLLMILSVFNLAIFLFCAKRYVYKEKRLADQGIELEEGDDLVCH; encoded by the exons ATGGCTTCGGTGCTTCCGCAAACAAATATCGACGCCGGCGAAACCCTCCCCGACGCCTGGGACTACAAGGGCCGCCCCTCCCTCAAATCTGCCTCCGGCGGCTGGACCAGCGCCGCCATGATTCTCG GGGTGGAGGCCTTCGAGAGGCTGACGACGCTCGGCATCGCGGTGAACCTCGTCACTTACTTGACCGGAACCATGCATCTCGGCAATGCCGCCGCCGCCAACAATGTTACCAACTTTCTCGGCACTTCTTTCATGCTGTGCTTGCTCGGCGGCTTCATAGCTGATACTTTCCTAGGAAG GTACTTGACCATAGGCATCTTCGCCACGGTTCAAGCTACG GGAGTGACCCTACTGACAATCTCAACGACCATCCCGAGTCTCCGGCCGCCGAAGTGCACCCCGAACAGCGAGACGTGCATTCCGGCGAGCGGGAAGCAGTTCACGGTGCTCTACTTAGCCCTATACCTGACGGCCCTCGGCACCGGAGGCCTGAAGTCGAGCGTCTCGGGCTTCGGCACCGATCAGTTCGACGAGTCCGACGGGAAGGAGAGGAAGCAGATGATAAAATTCTTCAActggttcttcttcttcatcaacaCGGGATCGCTGGCAGCGGTGACGATTCTGGTTTATATTCAAGATAACGTAGGGAGGGAATGGGGGTATGGGATCTGCGCCTGCGCCATTGTTTTCGGGCTGGTGGTGTTCCTCTCGGGCACCAGGCGCTACCGTTTCAAGAAGCTCGCCGGCAGCCCGCTCACGCAGATCGCCGCCGTCTTCGTCGCCGCATGGAGGAAGAGGCACCTTGACCTGCCCTCCGACCCTGCGCTTCTGTTCGACGTCGATGACATCCCCGCCGCCGCTCAAACTCAgagcaagaagaagaagcagatgTTGCCCCACAGCAAGGAGTTCCG TTTCCTGGACAAGGCAGCAATAAACGATGGTGAGTCCATAGTGAAAGGCAAATGGTATCTGTCGACGTTAACAGATGTTGAAGAAGTTAAGATGGTGATAAGAATGCTACCAACATGGGCCACAACGATAATGTTTTGGACCGTCTATGCCCAAATGACAACATTCTCGGTGTCCCAAGCCACAACCTTGGACCGCCACATCGGCGGATTCGAGATCCCGGCAGCGTCCCTCACCGTCTTCTTCGTCGCCAGCATCCTTCTGACTGTCCCGATCTACGATCGGATCATCACCCCGATATGTCGGAAGTTGTTGAAGAACCCCCACGGGCTCACCCCCCTCCAACGAATTGCCGTCGGTCTAGTTCTATCCATCGCGGCCATGGCGGCGGCAGCGTTGACTGAGGTTAAGCGGCTCCGGGTGGCCCAGTCACACGGCAGCGAGGCCACTGTGCCGCTGACTGTCTTCGTCTTGGTCCCACAGTTCCTGCTGGTGGGGTCGGGGGAGGCGTTCACGTACATCGGGCAGCTTGATTTCTTCCTGAGGGAGTGTCCTAAAGGGATGAAAACAATGAGCACGGGTTTGTTTCTAAGCACATTGGCATTAGGGTTCTTTTTGAGCTCCACATTAGTCACCATTATCCATAAGGTGACTTTGAAGAAACCGTGGTTAGCTGATAACCTTAACCAAGGCCGGCTTTACGATTTCTATTGGCTCTTGATGATTCTGAGTGTCTTCAATTTGgcgatatttttattttgcgcAAAAAGGTATGTGTACAAGGAGAAGAGACTTGCTGACCAAGGAATTGAGTTGGAAGAAGGTGATGACCTAGTTTGCcattaa